From a region of the Candidatus Blochmanniella camponoti genome:
- a CDS encoding TusE/DsrC/DsvC family sulfur relay protein, giving the protein MKYNQINVNVDTQGYLIHLEDWNEEIAINIAKLEGITLNTIHWEIIYFVRKFYMEFNSLPKIRILINAIALKHGKEKGNSQYLARLFPKGSAAQKIAKISGLPKPVKCL; this is encoded by the coding sequence ATGAAATATAATCAAATTAATGTTAATGTTGACACACAAGGATATTTAATTCACCTTGAAGATTGGAATGAAGAAATTGCAATTAATATTGCTAAATTAGAAGGCATTACACTGAACACAATACATTGGGAAATTATATATTTTGTACGAAAATTCTATATGGAATTTAATTCGCTACCCAAAATTAGAATATTAATCAACGCTATAGCGCTTAAACACGGTAAAGAAAAAGGAAATAGTCAATACCTTGCTCGTTTATTTCCAAAAGGATCTGCGGCTCAAAAAATTGCAAAAATTTCCGGCCTTCCTAAACCCGTTAAATGTTTATAA
- the hspQ gene encoding heat shock protein HspQ produces MIASKFGIGQQVRHKLLGYLGVIIDIDPEYSLEKPTLDEITKNDTLRKSPWYHVVMEDEEGKPMHTYLAEVQLGYENILTHPEQTTLDELSESIRLQLQTPRLRN; encoded by the coding sequence ATGATAGCTAGCAAATTTGGAATAGGACAACAAGTACGCCATAAATTATTAGGATATTTAGGAGTAATAATAGATATAGATCCAGAATATTCTCTTGAAAAACCTACATTAGATGAAATTACAAAAAATGACACCCTACGAAAATCTCCCTGGTATCATGTTGTTATGGAAGATGAAGAAGGAAAACCCATGCATACTTATTTAGCAGAAGTACAACTAGGGTATGAGAACATACTAACACATCCAGAACAAACAACTTTAGATGAGCTTTCTGAATCTATTCGTTTACAACTGCAAACACCAAGATTAAGAAATTAA
- the fabA gene encoding bifunctional 3-hydroxydecanoyl-ACP dehydratase/trans-2-decenoyl-ACP isomerase: MLNKREYYTKEDLLASSRGELFGKNGPTLPAPNMLMMDRVIKMTKNGGNYNKGFIEAELDIQSDMWFFNCHFIKDPVMPGCLGLDAMWQLVGFYLGWLGGKGKGRALGVKEVKFTGQILPTSKKVTYFIHFRRIINRKLIMGMADGEVLCDGKIIYTATDLKVGLFKNSTVF, encoded by the coding sequence ATGCTTAATAAACGTGAATACTATACAAAAGAAGATCTATTAGCTTCCAGTAGGGGGGAATTATTTGGAAAAAACGGACCTACACTGCCCGCTCCTAACATGCTGATGATGGATCGAGTAATAAAAATGACTAAAAATGGAGGCAATTATAATAAAGGATTTATAGAAGCAGAATTAGATATTCAATCAGATATGTGGTTTTTTAATTGTCATTTTATAAAAGACCCAGTTATGCCGGGATGTTTAGGATTGGATGCTATGTGGCAATTAGTAGGGTTTTACCTCGGTTGGCTCGGAGGAAAAGGTAAAGGACGCGCTTTAGGAGTAAAAGAGGTTAAATTTACTGGCCAAATTTTACCTACGTCTAAAAAAGTTACTTATTTTATTCATTTTCGAAGAATCATCAACAGAAAGCTAATTATGGGCATGGCTGATGGTGAAGTATTATGTGATGGGAAAATAATTTATACCGCAACTGATTTAAAAGTTGGATTATTTAAAAATTCTACAGTATTCTGA
- the asnS gene encoding asparagine--tRNA ligase, whose protein sequence is MNVVSVVDILSGHVSKNTEITIQGWIRTRRDSKANISFLDLYDGSCINSLQIIACDKLHNYKNEILRLTSGCSVIIVGIIVKSIGIKQHIEVIAKNIKILGWIEDPSTYPITAKKHTMEYLREVSHLRPRTNIIGAVARIRDTLSQSIHNFLHKQGFIWIPTPIITACDTEGSSKMFCVSTSETQQILNNPNKKLHHTHDAYDFFSKKAFLTVSGQLNAEAYACALSRVYTFGPTFRAEYSNTNRHLAEFWMIEPEAAFMTLDDIIILAESLLKNIIRILLEKRSDDIKYLADKINKNIITILENFSEIKFNHIEYTEAIKLLEICNRKFNNPIHWGTDLFSEHEKYLSEEYFKSPVIIKNSPKNIKAFYMRLNDDNKTVASMDILVPGIGEIIGGSQREERLSKLDQRLQENCLKQENYWWYRDLRRYGTVPHSGFGLGFERLMIYVTGIKNIRDVIPFPRTSKNINF, encoded by the coding sequence ATGAATGTAGTATCAGTAGTAGATATATTAAGCGGCCATGTATCAAAAAATACTGAAATTACTATACAAGGTTGGATTCGAACCCGACGAGATTCTAAAGCTAACATTTCTTTCCTAGATCTATACGATGGTTCATGTATTAACTCGTTACAAATAATTGCGTGTGATAAGTTACATAACTATAAAAATGAGATATTGCGTTTAACTAGCGGTTGTTCAGTTATAATTGTGGGAATAATAGTTAAATCCATTGGTATAAAACAACATATTGAAGTAATTGCAAAAAACATTAAAATATTAGGATGGATAGAAGATCCTAGTACTTACCCAATAACTGCTAAAAAACATACTATGGAATATCTACGTGAAGTTTCACATCTGAGACCACGTACTAATATAATTGGTGCTGTTGCTCGTATCAGAGACACGTTATCACAATCTATTCATAACTTTTTGCATAAACAAGGATTTATATGGATTCCTACTCCTATAATTACCGCATGTGACACTGAAGGAAGCAGTAAAATGTTCTGCGTATCTACTTCAGAAACTCAACAAATTTTAAATAATCCAAACAAAAAATTACATCATACTCACGACGCCTATGACTTTTTCAGTAAAAAAGCTTTTTTAACAGTATCAGGTCAATTAAATGCAGAGGCTTATGCTTGTGCGCTATCAAGAGTATATACTTTTGGTCCAACTTTTAGAGCAGAATATTCCAATACTAATCGACATTTAGCTGAATTTTGGATGATAGAACCAGAAGCGGCATTTATGACTTTAGATGATATTATTATTTTAGCAGAATCTTTACTTAAAAACATCATCAGAATACTCCTTGAAAAACGTTCTGATGATATAAAATACTTAGCTGATAAAATAAACAAAAATATTATTACTATCCTGGAAAATTTCTCTGAGATTAAATTCAATCATATAGAATATACTGAAGCAATAAAATTATTAGAAATATGCAACAGAAAATTTAATAATCCGATCCACTGGGGAACAGATTTATTTTCTGAACATGAAAAATATCTATCGGAAGAATATTTTAAATCCCCAGTAATAATAAAAAACTCTCCAAAAAACATCAAAGCCTTCTACATGCGTTTAAACGATGATAATAAAACTGTAGCATCTATGGATATTTTAGTTCCCGGGATTGGTGAAATAATTGGAGGTTCACAGCGAGAAGAAAGATTATCAAAATTAGATCAAAGATTACAAGAAAACTGTTTAAAACAAGAAAATTATTGGTGGTATCGTGATCTACGACGCTACGGAACAGTGCCTCATTCAGGGTTCGGGCTAGGTTTTGAAAGATTAATGATATATGTAACAGGAATAAAAAATATTAGAGATGTCATTCCGTTTCCCAGAACCTCAAAAAACATTAATTTTTGA
- a CDS encoding amino acid aminotransferase, which translates to MFKSIKMAPDDPILGLSEIYDADERKNKINLGIGVYIDKLKNTPVLTSVKQAEEWLLKHEISKNYLSIEGLHSFNTATQYLLFGTDDNSIISKKRMRTVQTPGGTGALRIAAEFIVKNTNSKRIWISSPTWINHRNIFLAAGLKVYTYPYYNSVTRLLSFNELYSSLKDVKPNDVVLFHCCCHNPTGIDPNAEQWELLSELSAKKQWLPLFDLAYQGFSRGLQEDLEGLYIFCKKNSELIVCNSYSKNFGLYNERIGACTVIANNNEDAEHALSQLRVIIRGNYSNPPAHGASVVSLILNNKDLRSTWEKELKNMRESINHTRKLFANTLQTNDKNRDFSFIEQQCGMFSFMGLNENQVMRLRDQFGIYLVGAGRINLSGLSDDNITYVSDSIIKTLQTTA; encoded by the coding sequence ATGTTTAAATCTATTAAAATGGCACCTGATGATCCAATTCTTGGTTTATCAGAAATTTATGATGCTGATGAACGAAAAAATAAAATTAATCTAGGAATAGGCGTATATATCGATAAACTGAAAAATACTCCTGTTTTAACTAGCGTCAAACAAGCTGAAGAATGGTTACTAAAACATGAAATTAGTAAAAATTATCTTAGCATAGAAGGTTTACATTCCTTTAATACTGCGACTCAATATTTATTATTTGGAACGGATGATAATTCTATTATTTCAAAAAAACGCATGCGAACTGTTCAAACTCCTGGAGGAACTGGTGCGTTACGTATTGCAGCTGAATTTATAGTAAAAAATACCAATTCTAAACGCATATGGATTAGTTCTCCTACTTGGATCAATCATAGAAATATTTTCCTTGCTGCAGGATTAAAAGTATACACTTATCCTTATTATAATAGTGTAACTCGTTTACTAAGTTTTAATGAATTATATTCAAGTTTAAAAGACGTTAAGCCTAATGATGTCGTATTATTCCATTGTTGCTGCCATAATCCTACAGGCATTGATCCTAATGCCGAACAATGGGAATTACTATCGGAATTATCAGCAAAAAAACAATGGTTACCTTTGTTTGATCTCGCTTATCAAGGATTTTCTCGTGGTTTACAAGAAGATCTTGAAGGTTTATATATTTTCTGTAAAAAAAATTCAGAGTTGATAGTATGTAATTCTTATTCAAAAAACTTCGGGTTGTATAATGAACGGATAGGAGCGTGCACTGTAATCGCTAATAATAATGAAGATGCTGAACACGCATTAAGTCAATTACGTGTTATTATTCGAGGAAATTATTCCAATCCACCAGCTCATGGAGCATCCGTTGTATCTTTGATATTAAACAACAAAGATTTACGATCTACATGGGAAAAAGAACTCAAAAACATGCGAGAAAGCATCAATCATACGAGAAAATTATTTGCAAACACTTTACAAACTAATGACAAAAATAGAGATTTCAGTTTTATTGAACAACAATGTGGTATGTTTTCTTTTATGGGTTTAAATGAAAATCAAGTGATGAGATTAAGAGATCAATTTGGTATTTACCTAGTAGGAGCGGGTAGAATTAATTTATCTGGTTTATCAGATGATAACATCACTTATGTCAGCGATTCTATAATTAAAACCTTACAAACAACAGCGTAA
- a CDS encoding MBL fold metallo-hydrolase, translating to MRYNIIPVTPFHQNCSIIWCEVTHEAVLVDPGGESNKLRSEIDKLGVKVNKILLTHGHFDHVGSAMELRQYYKIPIIGPNKADQSLLDDLSVQCRMLDVDLPNSSTTAVIPDVWLEDGDTVQVGREVFDVLHCPGHSPGHIVYWNKIRKFMVMGDVLFKKSIGRTDLPGGSIAVLINSIKTKLFPLGDDILFLPGHGSSSTLGYERLNNIYVTHICHSKNL from the coding sequence ATGCGATACAATATTATACCAGTTACTCCTTTTCATCAAAATTGTTCAATAATTTGGTGCGAAGTAACACATGAAGCAGTTTTAGTAGATCCTGGAGGAGAAAGTAACAAATTACGATCAGAAATAGATAAATTAGGAGTAAAAGTAAATAAAATTTTATTAACTCATGGTCACTTTGATCATGTTGGTAGTGCTATGGAGTTACGACAATATTATAAAATTCCAATAATAGGTCCAAACAAAGCTGATCAATCGTTGTTAGATGATTTATCTGTTCAATGCAGAATGTTAGATGTCGATCTTCCTAACAGTAGTACTACTGCAGTTATTCCAGATGTTTGGTTAGAAGATGGCGATACAGTACAAGTGGGTCGCGAAGTTTTTGATGTATTGCATTGTCCAGGACATTCTCCGGGACATATAGTATATTGGAATAAAATACGAAAATTTATGGTGATGGGAGACGTATTATTTAAAAAAAGTATTGGTCGTACGGATTTGCCCGGAGGGAGTATTGCAGTCTTAATTAATTCTATTAAGACTAAATTGTTTCCATTGGGAGATGATATTCTGTTTTTACCGGGACATGGTAGCAGCTCTACGCTGGGTTATGAGCGTTTAAATAATATTTACGTAACACATATATGTCATAGTAAAAATTTATGA
- a CDS encoding enoyl-ACP reductase FabI, whose protein sequence is MALLSNKRILVTGIANNKSIAYGIAQALHREGAELAFTYHTDKLKLRVQNLSKNFDSDIVLPCDVSEDSCIDKLFVELRKKWSTFDGFIHAIAFAPTDQLTGDYVDTVTREGFTLSHVISSYSFVGIAKACENMLNNSASLVTLTYLGAMRATPYYNVMGLAKASLEANTRYMANAMGPKKGIRVNAISCGPVRTLASFGIKNFKKMLLCYQRQSPIRRNISIEEIGNVAVFLCSDLSSGITGEIIYVDGGFNIASNIDDVE, encoded by the coding sequence ATGGCATTGCTTAGTAATAAGCGAATTTTAGTTACCGGTATAGCTAACAATAAATCTATAGCTTACGGTATAGCGCAGGCCTTACATAGAGAAGGCGCTGAATTAGCTTTTACTTACCATACTGATAAATTAAAATTGAGAGTGCAAAATCTATCTAAAAATTTTGATTCTGATATTGTATTACCGTGTGATGTATCCGAAGATTCTTGTATAGATAAATTATTTGTTGAGTTGAGAAAAAAGTGGTCGACTTTCGATGGTTTTATACATGCAATAGCGTTTGCTCCCACTGATCAATTGACAGGTGATTATGTAGATACTGTTACTCGTGAAGGGTTTACGTTATCTCATGTTATTAGTTCTTATAGCTTTGTAGGAATAGCTAAAGCATGCGAGAACATGCTTAACAATAGCGCATCTTTAGTTACATTGACTTATTTAGGTGCTATGCGCGCTACTCCTTATTATAATGTAATGGGATTAGCTAAAGCTTCATTGGAAGCGAATACTCGTTATATGGCCAATGCCATGGGACCAAAAAAAGGTATTCGCGTCAATGCGATTTCTTGTGGGCCTGTTCGCACTTTAGCATCCTTTGGTATTAAGAATTTTAAAAAGATGTTGTTGTGTTATCAAAGGCAATCACCTATTCGTCGTAATATTTCTATTGAAGAAATTGGAAATGTTGCTGTATTTTTATGTTCTGATTTATCATCTGGTATTACTGGTGAAATAATTTATGTTGATGGTGGATTTAATATTGCATCTAATATAGATGATGTAGAATAA
- the ribA gene encoding GTP cyclohydrolase II has protein sequence MRLKRVTEARLPTLWGNFLIVGFEENFTGHNHVALIYGNITGSDPVLTRIHSECLTGDALFSSRCDCGFQLKTALHCITEEKRGILIYHRQEGRNIGLLNKIRAYALQDSGADTVEANQCLGFAPDERDFTICADILKLLHVKKIRILTNNPKKVEILNKSCINITERVPLIVGRNPENSRYLDTKASKLGHLFYSYHK, from the coding sequence ATGCGACTTAAGCGGGTGACAGAAGCAAGATTACCAACACTTTGGGGAAATTTTTTAATAGTAGGATTTGAAGAAAATTTCACTGGGCATAATCATGTTGCATTAATATACGGAAATATCACTGGATCTGATCCAGTATTAACACGAATACATTCTGAATGTTTAACAGGCGATGCTTTATTTAGTTCACGTTGTGATTGTGGATTTCAACTAAAAACCGCATTACATTGTATTACAGAAGAAAAACGCGGTATTCTAATCTATCATCGACAAGAAGGACGCAATATCGGATTATTGAATAAAATTCGTGCTTATGCATTGCAAGATAGTGGAGCTGATACAGTAGAGGCAAACCAATGTTTAGGTTTTGCTCCCGACGAAAGAGACTTTACTATTTGCGCAGATATTTTAAAATTACTGCACGTAAAAAAAATACGTATTTTAACCAATAACCCAAAAAAAGTAGAAATCTTAAATAAATCATGTATTAATATTACAGAAAGAGTTCCGTTAATAGTAGGAAGAAACCCAGAAAACTCTAGATATTTAGATACCAAAGCATCTAAATTGGGACATTTATTTTATAGCTATCATAAATAA
- a CDS encoding anthranilate synthase component 1 produces MRYQKNRMKCLNIQVRYHSNPAAVFNQLCNNRNSTLLLESAEINKKHNIESMMIIDSALRITAYGSTVTVQALTKNGASLLPLLVQTLPTKIQIHKTSDSIKFTFPTTQTMTDEDTRLRSISIFDCLRSLLKIIQPLHNTPKATFLGGLFSYDLISCFEYFPQLINTYKCPDYCFYLAETLLVFDHQKYTASLQITLFSPNILEKDRLQTRMNQLKTQINQTPQSIPYKKIRNMTLRCDPNDEKYKRIIRKIQRSIRQGEILQAVPSRRFFLPCPSPLAAYHVLKTNNPSPYMFFMQDIAFTLFGASPESSLKYNADTRQIEIYPIAGTRARTYRTDGSLDTDSDNRIELEMRLNHKELSEHLMLVDLARNDLARVCKAGSRYVADLLKVDRYSFVMHLVSRVVGELRHDLDALHAYRACMNMGTLTGAPKIRAMELIYEVEGTRRNTYGGAIGYLTGAGNLDTCIIIRSAYVTNQIATVQAGAGIVIDSIPQSEADESRSKARAVLLAISAAHGSKELF; encoded by the coding sequence ATGAGATATCAAAAAAATCGGATGAAATGTCTAAATATTCAAGTGCGCTATCATTCTAATCCAGCAGCTGTTTTTAATCAATTATGCAATAACCGTAATTCGACATTATTATTAGAATCAGCAGAAATTAATAAAAAACACAACATAGAAAGTATGATGATTATTGATAGCGCATTGCGTATTACCGCTTATGGCTCAACCGTTACTGTACAAGCTTTAACTAAAAACGGCGCAAGTTTACTCCCATTACTAGTACAAACGTTACCCACAAAAATACAAATTCATAAAACTTCTGACAGCATCAAATTTACGTTTCCTACAACACAGACAATGACTGACGAAGATACACGTCTACGATCGATTTCAATATTTGACTGTCTACGCTCATTGTTAAAAATAATACAACCTCTTCACAATACCCCCAAAGCTACATTTTTGGGAGGTTTATTTTCCTACGATTTAATATCTTGTTTTGAATATTTTCCTCAATTAATTAATACTTATAAATGCCCAGACTACTGCTTCTATTTAGCCGAAACATTATTAGTGTTTGACCATCAAAAATATACTGCTTCGTTACAAATTACCTTGTTTAGTCCAAATATCTTAGAAAAAGATCGATTACAAACCAGAATGAATCAATTAAAAACCCAAATTAATCAAACACCACAATCTATTCCTTATAAAAAAATACGCAATATGACACTACGCTGTGATCCAAATGACGAAAAATATAAACGAATTATACGTAAAATACAAAGATCTATACGTCAAGGAGAAATATTACAAGCTGTCCCTTCACGACGATTTTTTCTTCCATGTCCTTCACCATTAGCGGCATATCATGTATTAAAAACTAATAATCCTAGTCCCTATATGTTTTTTATGCAAGACATAGCATTTACACTTTTCGGAGCTTCTCCTGAAAGTTCTTTAAAATACAATGCAGATACTCGACAAATTGAAATTTACCCCATCGCTGGTACGCGAGCTAGAACTTATCGTACTGATGGATCATTGGATACAGATTCAGATAACCGTATAGAATTAGAAATGCGCTTAAATCATAAAGAATTATCAGAACATCTCATGTTAGTAGACTTAGCAAGAAATGATTTAGCACGTGTCTGTAAAGCGGGTAGCCGTTATGTCGCTGATTTATTAAAAGTAGATAGATACTCTTTTGTTATGCATTTAGTGTCTAGAGTAGTAGGAGAATTGCGTCATGATCTTGATGCGCTACATGCCTATCGTGCATGTATGAATATGGGCACATTAACTGGAGCTCCAAAAATTAGAGCTATGGAACTTATTTATGAAGTAGAAGGTACACGTCGTAACACTTACGGAGGCGCTATTGGATACTTAACTGGTGCTGGAAATTTAGACACATGTATCATCATTCGATCAGCCTACGTCACAAATCAAATAGCTACAGTACAAGCAGGAGCGGGTATAGTAATAGATTCCATACCTCAATCAGAAGCTGATGAAAGTCGTAGCAAAGCACGCGCAGTTTTACTTGCCATCTCTGCAGCACATGGTTCTAAGGAGTTATTTTAA
- a CDS encoding glutamine amidotransferase-related protein, with protein MVNVILLDNIDSFTYNLVDQLRNHGHQVLIYTNQLPASIIIDTLSNMVNPILMLSPGPGSPSKAGCMAKLIAQLRRQIPIIGICLGYQAIVEFYGGHISRSKEIFHGKSSLIYHDNSAMFSNIPNPFLVGRYHSLIGSCIPNNLKINAYYNKHTAMAVRNDSDRICGFQFHPESILTTHGTQLIQQTIAWAICLYKEKITCKTS; from the coding sequence ATGGTTAACGTAATATTACTAGATAACATTGACTCATTTACGTACAATTTAGTAGATCAGTTACGCAATCACGGTCATCAAGTATTGATATATACTAATCAACTACCTGCATCAATCATTATTGATACACTATCAAATATGGTAAACCCAATTTTAATGTTATCTCCAGGTCCTGGGTCCCCTAGTAAAGCTGGATGCATGGCAAAATTGATAGCACAATTACGCAGACAAATCCCAATCATTGGGATTTGTCTGGGATATCAAGCCATTGTAGAATTTTATGGAGGGCACATATCGCGATCAAAAGAAATTTTTCATGGAAAATCTTCTTTGATATATCATGACAATTCAGCTATGTTTTCTAATATACCAAACCCTTTTTTAGTAGGACGATACCATTCATTAATAGGTAGTTGTATACCAAATAATTTAAAAATTAATGCTTATTACAATAAACACACAGCAATGGCAGTACGTAATGACTCTGATCGGATTTGCGGGTTTCAATTCCATCCCGAATCTATTTTAACTACTCATGGAACGCAACTTATTCAGCAAACTATCGCATGGGCAATATGCTTATACAAGGAAAAAATAACATGCAAGACATCTTAG
- the trpD gene encoding anthranilate phosphoribosyltransferase — translation MQDILDTLYQGKNINRKQSEALLRSIIKERLSAIQIASALISMKIRGETFEEIVGAVNILLTHAKPFPRPNSLFADITGTGGDNSNTINISTTSAIVASTCGAKIIKHGNRSISNLMGSMDLLEQHCLMISNPQQARKNFDELGICFLYAPQYYTVLHRIMPIRKQLKTPTLFNIVGPLINPSKPPLTLIGVYKKELLSPIIRILQLLKYNHAIVVHCGGIDEVGLHSPTHVAELYNNIINNYILTASDFGLDSYPIEILRCYSRKQAHEYMIDILKGRGKPAHSAVIAANVALLLKLFGYNNLRANAQLALETMHHGIPYTRLSSLSKTKIQNHATHNAR, via the coding sequence ATGCAAGACATCTTAGACACTTTATATCAAGGTAAAAATATTAACCGAAAACAAAGTGAAGCATTATTACGTTCCATAATAAAAGAAAGATTGTCTGCAATACAAATTGCATCGGCACTTATTAGTATGAAAATACGTGGAGAGACCTTTGAAGAAATTGTAGGTGCTGTGAATATATTATTAACTCATGCTAAACCTTTTCCTCGTCCAAACAGCTTGTTTGCAGACATTACAGGCACCGGAGGAGACAATAGTAACACTATCAATATTTCTACAACTAGCGCCATTGTAGCTTCAACTTGCGGCGCAAAAATTATTAAACATGGTAACCGTAGTATATCTAATCTAATGGGATCAATGGACTTACTAGAACAACATTGTTTGATGATCAGCAATCCGCAACAAGCACGTAAAAACTTCGATGAATTAGGTATATGCTTTTTATATGCTCCGCAATACTATACAGTGCTGCATCGCATAATGCCCATACGTAAGCAATTAAAAACTCCTACATTATTTAATATAGTAGGTCCATTGATTAATCCATCCAAACCTCCATTAACGCTTATTGGTGTATATAAAAAAGAATTATTATCGCCTATAATCCGAATATTACAATTACTTAAATATAATCACGCTATAGTAGTGCATTGCGGGGGAATTGATGAAGTGGGATTACACTCCCCTACTCATGTAGCAGAACTATACAATAACATCATAAATAATTATATTTTGACAGCATCAGATTTTGGATTGGACTCTTATCCAATAGAAATATTACGTTGTTATTCGAGAAAACAAGCCCACGAATACATGATTGATATATTAAAAGGAAGAGGAAAACCTGCGCATTCAGCTGTAATAGCAGCCAATGTAGCATTATTATTAAAATTATTTGGGTATAACAATCTACGCGCTAATGCACAACTAGCTTTAGAAACAATGCATCATGGCATACCTTACACTCGTTTAAGTTCTTTATCAAAAACTAAGATACAAAATCATGCAACACACAATGCTCGATAA
- the trpCF gene encoding bifunctional indole-3-glycerol-phosphate synthase TrpC/phosphoribosylanthranilate isomerase TrpF, whose translation MQHTMLDKILSYKKIWIADQKKQHSLHILKSKTQASNRDFYSAVSRNKYQTIFILECKKASPSKGIICNDFDPIKIAQTYKNYSSVISVLTDNKYFHGNFDILHQVSNIVEQPILCKDFFISEWQIYFARLHKADAILLMLSILDDATYQKLVKIAHTLCMGVLTEIANEDELKRAKYLGAKVIGINNRNLNDLSVDLNRTITLSKDIPDTITVISESGISNHCHIRKLRQYVNGFLIGTILMSQPNLNTAIKKLILGENKICGLTRVRDADIAYKSGAIYGGLIFVPTSPRYINITIAQRIVSCVKHLSYVGVFCNAIISYIVTIVNILGLAAVQLHGVEDQDYINILRTQLPMTCHIWKSINMNHRPLSKCNILNVDRYLADNGGGSGKTFDWALLSSMQLDKVILAGGLTVNNCNEAVRIGCLGLDFNSGVEIKPGIKNHQKLIKVFQIIRSY comes from the coding sequence ATGCAACACACAATGCTCGATAAAATTTTATCATATAAAAAAATATGGATAGCTGATCAAAAAAAACAACATTCATTACATATTTTAAAAAGCAAAACACAAGCAAGCAATCGTGATTTTTATAGCGCTGTGTCTCGCAATAAATATCAAACAATATTTATATTAGAATGTAAGAAAGCGTCTCCTTCTAAAGGTATCATTTGTAATGATTTTGATCCTATCAAAATAGCACAAACTTATAAAAATTACTCCTCAGTGATTTCAGTATTAACTGATAATAAATACTTTCATGGAAATTTTGATATTTTACATCAAGTGAGCAACATCGTAGAACAACCAATATTATGTAAAGATTTCTTTATTTCAGAATGGCAAATTTATTTTGCACGCTTACATAAAGCTGATGCTATTTTACTAATGTTATCAATTTTAGATGATGCAACCTATCAAAAATTGGTCAAAATAGCTCATACATTATGCATGGGGGTACTAACAGAAATCGCAAACGAAGATGAATTAAAGCGCGCTAAATATTTGGGAGCTAAAGTCATCGGTATAAATAATCGTAATCTGAATGATCTGTCCGTTGATTTAAATCGCACTATTACTCTAAGCAAAGATATACCTGACACAATCACTGTAATCAGCGAGTCTGGTATTAGCAATCATTGTCATATAAGAAAACTTAGACAATATGTCAATGGATTTTTAATAGGCACGATATTAATGTCTCAACCAAATCTTAATACAGCCATTAAAAAATTAATTTTAGGAGAAAATAAAATATGTGGACTAACTCGAGTGAGAGACGCTGATATTGCATACAAATCAGGTGCAATATATGGAGGACTGATTTTTGTTCCCACTTCACCTCGCTACATAAATATCACAATTGCACAACGTATTGTTTCTTGTGTAAAACATTTAAGTTATGTTGGTGTGTTTTGTAATGCTATAATTTCTTATATTGTTACCATAGTTAACATATTAGGACTAGCAGCAGTTCAGCTTCATGGCGTAGAAGATCAAGATTATATTAATATTCTACGGACACAATTACCCATGACATGTCATATATGGAAAAGTATTAATATGAATCACAGACCATTGTCGAAATGTAATATACTGAACGTGGACCGCTATTTAGCAGATAATGGAGGGGGTAGTGGAAAAACCTTTGATTGGGCACTGCTCTCTAGTATGCAATTAGATAAAGTAATTTTAGCCGGAGGATTAACAGTAAACAATTGTAATGAAGCGGTGCGCATAGGTTGTTTAGGTTTAGATTTTAATTCTGGAGTTGAAATTAAACCAGGTATTAAAAATCACCAGAAACTCATCAAAGTCTTCCAAATAATCAGGTCTTATTAA